A stretch of Phragmites australis chromosome 12, lpPhrAust1.1, whole genome shotgun sequence DNA encodes these proteins:
- the LOC133886647 gene encoding DEAD-box ATP-dependent RNA helicase 52C-like, translating to MSTSPLTSWADVADAEPAAPPPAAAAAAPAPAPAANGPARSSYVPPHLRNRSSSASAPPPSSAPPPRAAPGLLSRPGVGSFGAGGGGARPRPGRWDREPNPFAADEAADAAAAAAAAADPTPFEEHQNTGINFDAYEDIPVETSGREVPPPVATFSDIDLGEALNDNIRRCKYVRPTPVQRHAIPISLAGRDLMACAQTGSGKTAAFCFPIISGILRGPPAQRPQRGGMRTACPLALILSPTRELSMQIHDEAKKFSYQTGVKVVVAYGGAPITQQLRDLERGVDILVATPGRLVDLLERARVSLQSIRYLALDEADRMLDMGFEPQVRRIVEQMDMPPPGVRQTLLFSATFPKEIQRMASDFLENYIFLAVGRVGSSTELIAQRIEFVQEADKRSHLMDLLHAQRDTGKQALTLVFVETKRGADSLESWLCMNGFPATSIHGDRNQQEREFALRSFKSGQTPILVATDVAARGLDIPHVAHVVNFDLPNDIDDYVHRIGRTGRAGKSGLATAFFNENNSSMAMPLAELMQESNQEVPAWLTRYAARPSYGGGGRNRRPGGGGRFGGRDFRNDSSSFGKGGARGGGDYGGGSSGGYGGSSSYGGGGYGAAGAPSAWD from the exons ATGTCGACCTCCCCCCTCACCTCCTGGGCCGACGTCGCCGACGCCGAgcccgccgctcctcctcccgctgctgccgccgccgcccccgcccccgccccggcCGCCAACGGCCCCGCCCGTTCCTCCTACGTCCCTCCCCACCTACGCAATCGCTCCTCCTCCGCATCAGCCCCTCCCCCGTCCTCCGCCCCTCCCCCGCGCGCCGCCCCCGGCCTCCTCTCCCGCCCTGGCGTCGGCAGCTTCGGTGCCGGGGGCGGCGGTGCCAGGCCCCGCCCGGGTCGGTGGGACCGCGAGCCGAACCCCTTCGCGGCCGACGAGGCCGcagatgccgccgccgccgccgccgccgccgcggaccCCACCCCGTTCGAGGAGCACCAGAACACGGGGATCAACTTCGACGCGTACGAGGACATCCCCGTCGAGACCAGCGgccgggaggtgccgccgccggtcGCCACCTTTTCCGACATCGACCTCGGCGAGGCGCTCAACGATAACATCCGCCGGTGCAAGTACGTTCGCCCGACCCCCGTGCAGCGGCACGCGATCCCGATCTCGCTGGCCGGGCGGGACCTTATGGCGTGCGCGCAGACCGGGTCCGGGAAGACGGCTGCCTTCTGCTTCCCCATCATCAGCGGCATCTTGCGGGGCCCGCCCGCTCAGAGGCCGCAGCGGGGAGGGATGAGGACCGCGTGCCCACTCGCTCTCATCCTCTCGCCCACCAGGGAGCTCtccatgcag ATTCATGATGAGGCGAAGAAATTTTCGTATCAGACTGGTGTTAAGGTGGTTGTTGCATACGGAGGAGCACCGATTACTCAGCAG TTAAGAGATCTTGAGAGGGGTGTTGACATTCTTGTGGCTACTCCTGGTCGTTTGGTTGACTTGTTAGAAAGGGCAAGAGTATCTTTGCAGTCAATTAGATACCTTGCCCTTGATGAGGCAGATAGAATGCTCGATATGGGATTTGAACCACAAGTTAGGAGAATTGTTGAGCAAATGGACATGCCTCCACCAGGTGTCAGGCAGACATTGCTGTTTAGTGCGACATTCCCAAAAGAAATCCAG AGAATGGCATCAGACTTCCTGGAGAACTACATCTTCCTAGCTGTTGGAAGAGTTGGATCGAGTACTGAGTTGATTGCCCAAAGAATTGAGTTTGTGCAGGAGGCAGATAAAAGAAGCCACCTGATGGATCTGCTACATGCTCAAAGAGATACTGGAAAG CAAGCTCTCACACTTGTCTTCGTGGAAACCAAAAGGGGTGCTGATTCATTGGAAAGCTGGTTGTGTATGAATGGGTTTCCAGCTACTTCTATTCATGGAGATAGAAACCAGCAG GAAAGAGAATTTGCTTTGAGATCCTTCAAGAGTGGCCAAACTCCTATTCTAGTTGCAACTGATGTGGCAGCTCGTGGCCTCGACATTCCTCATGTTGCTCATGTAGTGAACTTCGATCTCCCCAATGATATTGATGACTACGTACACAGGATTGGAAGGACTGGGAGAGCAGGAAAGAGTGGCCTTGCAACTGCTTTCTTCAATGAGAATAACTCATCAATGGCAATGCCTCTTGCTGAACTAATGCAAGAATCTAACCAGGAAGTACCTGCATGGCTCACACGCTATGCAGCTCGCCCATCTTATGGTGGTGGAGGGAGGAACCGACGACCTGGAGGTGGGGGCCGCTTTGGTGGCCGTGACTTCCGCAATGACTCTTCCTCATTTGGCAAGGGGGGTGCTCGAGGTGGTGGTGACTATGGTGGAGGAAGCAGTGGTGGTTATGGTGGTTCCTCATCATATGGGGGTGGTGGCTACGGTGCTGCTGGGGCTCCCAGCGCCTGGGATTAA